The Streptococcaceae bacterium ESL0729 genome has a segment encoding these proteins:
- a CDS encoding helix-turn-helix transcriptional regulator, with the protein MEEKYFIQNFGSNLARLRKERDVKQEELANAIGVSKNSISNIEKGKAYPTFNNLDKIAKFFRATPTQLFGTNQDIELEISAENIDEYNEKALNILKANKIVNDYYKEMIDLENGKGDPIFGETVHAIFLASSLMRKDQATTDDGTLIYKNSVTGKMMPVSDWSDEYTIPVKEPSKLEQLLSKKDELLEIANLIDYIKENEGVLNHGKEN; encoded by the coding sequence ATGGAAGAAAAGTATTTTATTCAAAATTTTGGTAGTAATCTAGCCAGACTGCGAAAAGAAAGAGATGTTAAACAAGAAGAGTTAGCTAATGCAATTGGTGTAAGTAAAAATTCTATATCCAATATTGAAAAAGGAAAGGCATATCCTACTTTTAATAATTTAGACAAGATTGCTAAGTTTTTTAGGGCTACCCCTACTCAACTTTTTGGTACCAATCAAGATATTGAATTAGAAATAAGTGCAGAAAACATTGATGAATACAATGAGAAAGCATTAAATATTTTGAAAGCAAATAAAATTGTCAATGATTATTATAAAGAAATGATTGATTTAGAAAACGGTAAGGGAGATCCAATTTTTGGCGAAACAGTTCATGCAATATTTTTAGCATCGTCACTTATGAGAAAAGACCAAGCTACTACTGACGATGGAACACTTATTTATAAAAATTCTGTCACAGGAAAAATGATGCCAGTTAGTGATTGGAGCGATGAGTATACAATTCCAGTTAAAGAGCCAAGCAAATTAGAACAATTATTAAGTAAAAAAGATGAATTGTTAGAAATTGCTAATCTAATTGACTACATAAAGGAAAATGAAGGAGTACTCAATCATGGAAAAGAAAACTAA